From a region of the Triticum aestivum cultivar Chinese Spring chromosome 7D, IWGSC CS RefSeq v2.1, whole genome shotgun sequence genome:
- the LOC123169073 gene encoding aspartyl protease family protein At5g10770, with product MALLVPLLVLLLFSSSCGTSSSLDISHGTTAASVGEELNYYVVVETTSLEPSPVCQGHRVSPSASGSGNLTGGAWVPLSHPNGPCSEAGNSGAPWSSAAETLQWDQHRAGYIQRKLSGDEPAGDDDEPPLQQPQASGVTSEPAAKFALPAGNQGKSEVTPTATVGGGSLPGVTQHMVIDTASDVPWVQCAPCPKPQCHPQTDATYDPSKSTTYAPFPCSSPVCRQLGPYANGCTGAGNTGQCQYRVQYPDGSSTSGTYISDVLTITPTPAGMVSGFRFGCSHALQRPDLFSNTTAGIMSLGRGAQSLSSQTKGTYGHVFSYCVPPTSSHTGFFVLGVPRIAASKYVLTPMLKSKMVPSMYLVRLRGIDVAGQRVAVPPMVFAAGAVMDSRTVITRLQPTAYRALRDAFRAQMGAYRVAPPKGQLDTCYDFTGVRTLRLPKISLVFDSRSNSGAAVELDPSGVLFNSCLAFASTGAGDGSTGVIGHVQQRTIEVLYNVGGSAVGFRRAAC from the exons ATGGCTCTCCTTGTGCCATTACTGGTGCTGCTTCTCTTCTCTAGCTCCTGTGGTACATCATCATCTCTTGACATTTCCCATGGAACAACCGCAGCCAGCGTGGGCGAGGAGCTCAACTACTACGTCGTCGTGGAAACTACCTCGCTGGAGCCGAGCCCCGTCTGCCAAGGTCACAGGG TGAGCCCATCGGCCAGCGGCAGCGGCAACCTTACCGGCGGCGCCTGGGTGCCGCTGAGCCATCCTAATGGTCCGTGCTCCGAGGCAGGGAACAGTGGCGCGCCGTGGTCATCCGCGGCCGAGACGCTCCAGTGGGACCAGCACCGCGCCGGATACATCCAGAGGAAGCTCTCCGGcgatgagcccgccggcgacgacgacgaaccGCCCCTTCAGCAACCCCAGGCATCCGGGGTCACTAGCGAGCCCGCCGCAAAGTTTGCTCTGCCAGCTGGAAATCAG GGGAAGTCCGAGGTCACTCCGACGGCCACGGTCGGCGGGGGCAGTCTGCCCGGAGTGACCCAACACATGGTGATCGACACGGCCAGCGACGTGCCGTGGGTGCAGTGCGCGCCCTGCCCAAAGCCGCAGTGCCACCCTCAGACGGACGCCACGTACGACCCAAGCAAGTCCACCACCTATGCTCCCTTCCCTTGCAGCTCGCCCGTCTGCCGCCAGCTCGGCCCGTACGCCAACGGCTGCACCGGCGCCGGCAACACCGGCCAGTGCCAGTACCGCGTCCAGTACCCCGACGGATCATCCACCTCCGGCACCTACATCTCCGACGTGCTAACAATCACCCCCACCCCCGCCGGCATGGTCAGCGGCTTCCGCTTCGGGTGCAGCCACGCCCTGCAGCGACCCGACCTCTTCAGCAACACCACCGCCGGGATCATGTCGCTCGGCCGGGGCGCGCAGTCGCTCTCGTCGCAGACCAAGGGTACCTACGGCCACGTCTTCTCCTACTGCGTCCCGCCGACGTCGAGCCACACCGGCTTCTTCGTCCTCGGCGTCCCGAGGATCGCCGCCTCCAAGTACGTGCTCACGCCCATGCTCAAGAGCAAGATGGTCCCGTCCATGTACCTCGTGCGCCTCCGCGGCATCGACGTAGCCGGTCAGCGCGTCGCCGTGCCTCCCATGGTATTTGCAGCCGGCGCGGTGATGGACTCCCGCACCGTCATCACGCGCCTCCAGCCGACCGCGTACCGCGCGCTGCGCGACGCCTTCAGGGCCCAGATGGGCGCGTACCGCGTCGCACCGCCCAAGGGCCAGCTTGACACCTGCTACGACTTCACCGGCGTCCGCACCCTCAGGCTGCCCAAGATCTCGCTTGTGTTCGACAGCCGGAGCAACAGCGGCGCTGCCGTGGAGCTGGACCCGTCGGGGGTGCTGTTCAACAGCTGCCTCGCGTTCGCGTCCACCGGCGCCGGCGACGGATCCACCGGTGTCATCGGCCACGTCCAGCAGCGGACGATCGAGGTGCTCTACAACGTCGGCGGCAGCGCCGTCGGGTTCCGCCGTGCCGCGTGCTGA